The Deinococcus koreensis genome window below encodes:
- a CDS encoding tetratricopeptide repeat protein, whose amino-acid sequence MTQHTRSVLIGLMLGLATSASGQTLVEVATTTSIQNTLQSTGSSPLKVPTLPTPAATPADPSAAGAAPTAPAIPVTPLTAGQQAQLQGAQGAFRAGNYAKARREFELLVAANYTNPEPHFGLALALLAQKDDKGAAFELGQFVALAPDRYEGPYNLGVIATRAGNHDEALKLYTQAQTLMAGKAPPAAQRQVLEALAAEQTRKADFTALGATLAQITALDPKDLDAQYRLAQARTLAGQGAAALPGVYALLRSDPARLDGALLLADIYVAQGLPERALREVNAALARVKTGADRSELLLRKATILAAGGDSYGAVLSAQNATREDGRNAAAFARLGELRVLRNDRPGALGAYQNAVKLSPKSAAYRVGLAGVRLTLNQTDEAALDAALVLKLQPDGATQARAQFIQGVAAYRQQNYAQAVAALKASQARSPSADTALWLGLSAYARKDYGGAASALAESVKLNPAPTTRMNLASALLASARYAEAEAVLRGLVTDAPRNAEAWFMLGLAQRAQLREGDAKVSLKTAATLGSAKAKGAMK is encoded by the coding sequence GTGACGCAACATACTCGCTCCGTATTGATCGGCCTGATGCTGGGCCTCGCCACCTCTGCCTCCGGCCAGACTCTGGTGGAGGTCGCCACGACCACCAGTATCCAGAACACCCTGCAATCGACGGGCAGCTCTCCCCTCAAGGTGCCGACCCTGCCCACGCCCGCCGCCACACCGGCCGACCCCTCGGCCGCGGGCGCGGCTCCCACGGCGCCGGCCATCCCGGTCACGCCCCTCACGGCGGGGCAGCAGGCACAGTTGCAGGGGGCTCAGGGCGCCTTCCGGGCCGGCAACTACGCCAAGGCCCGCCGGGAATTCGAACTGCTGGTCGCGGCCAACTACACCAACCCCGAGCCGCATTTCGGGCTGGCCCTGGCCCTGCTGGCCCAGAAGGACGACAAGGGCGCGGCCTTCGAGCTGGGTCAGTTCGTGGCCCTGGCCCCCGACCGCTACGAGGGCCCCTACAACCTGGGGGTCATCGCCACGCGCGCCGGCAACCACGACGAGGCCCTGAAGCTCTACACCCAGGCGCAGACGCTGATGGCCGGGAAGGCCCCGCCCGCTGCCCAGCGGCAGGTGCTCGAGGCGCTGGCCGCCGAGCAGACCCGCAAGGCCGACTTTACGGCGCTGGGCGCGACCCTGGCGCAGATCACCGCGCTCGACCCCAAGGATCTGGACGCCCAGTACCGGCTGGCCCAGGCCCGCACCCTGGCCGGCCAGGGCGCGGCGGCGCTGCCCGGTGTGTACGCCCTGCTGAGGAGCGATCCCGCCCGGCTGGACGGCGCCCTGCTGCTCGCCGACATCTACGTGGCCCAGGGTCTGCCCGAGCGCGCCCTGCGGGAAGTGAACGCCGCTCTGGCACGCGTGAAGACTGGCGCCGACCGTTCCGAACTGCTGCTGCGCAAGGCCACCATTCTGGCAGCCGGTGGCGACAGCTACGGCGCCGTGCTCTCGGCCCAGAACGCCACCCGCGAGGACGGCCGGAACGCCGCAGCGTTTGCCCGACTGGGTGAACTCCGGGTGCTCCGCAACGACCGTCCGGGAGCCCTCGGCGCCTACCAGAACGCGGTCAAGCTGTCGCCTAAGAGTGCCGCGTACAGGGTCGGGCTGGCCGGCGTGAGGCTCACGCTGAACCAGACGGACGAGGCGGCCCTGGACGCCGCGCTGGTGCTCAAGCTCCAGCCCGATGGGGCCACCCAGGCGCGCGCCCAGTTCATCCAGGGCGTCGCGGCCTACCGGCAGCAGAACTACGCCCAGGCCGTCGCGGCCCTGAAGGCCAGCCAGGCCCGCAGCCCCAGCGCCGACACCGCCCTGTGGCTGGGCCTCAGCGCCTACGCCCGCAAGGACTACGGCGGCGCCGCCAGTGCGCTGGCCGAAAGCGTGAAGCTCAACCCGGCGCCCACCACCCGCATGAACCTGGCCTCTGCCCTGCTGGCCAGTGCCCGCTACGCCGAGGCCGAGGCCGTGCTGCGGGGGCTGGTCACCGACGCCCCCAGGAATGCCGAGGCCTGGTTCATGCTCGGACTCGCCCAGCGCGCACAACTCCGTGAGGGCGACGCGAAGGTCTCGCTGAAGACGGCCGCCACCCTGGGCAGCGCCAAGGCCAAAGGAGCCATGAAATGA